One segment of Onychomys torridus chromosome 3, mOncTor1.1, whole genome shotgun sequence DNA contains the following:
- the LOC118579260 gene encoding JNK1/MAPK8-associated membrane protein-like: protein MACFGLYCGKTLLFKNSSAEIYGECGACPRGQRTNEEKYCQPCTESPELYDWLYLGFMAMLPLVSHWFCIEWDSKKRCSGGVLFQQASALFECSMAAIVTLLVSNPPGTLSIYSCGVLMLSDWYTMLYNPSPDYITTLHCTQEAVYPLYTIVFVYYAFCLVFMMLLRPFLMKKIQCSLYMPNPFFESIYTALYFFPVLTMLQAVAGGLLYYAFPYIILVASLANLAVYLVFAKIEIFSDLIRTDRLLVLFSHWFLHGYGLIALSREDQLEQNLSFLILVPLPLLFYLFTTKFTKPSRIISEGAKWY, encoded by the coding sequence ATGGCGTGCTTTGGACTCTACTGTGGCAAGAccctattatttaaaaatagctCAGCTGAAATATATGGAGAGTGTGGGGCGTGCCcaagagggcagaggacaaaTGAAGAGAAATACTGCCAGCCTTGCACCGAGTCCCCGGAACTTTATGACTGGCTTTACCTTGGATTCATGGCGATGCTGCCTCTCGTTTCCCATTGGTTCTGCATCGAATGGGACTCAAAGAAAAGATGTTCCGGTGGTGTGCTTTTTCAGCAAGCTTCTGCATTGTTTGAATGTAGTATGGCAGCCATAGTCACATTACTTGTAAGTAATCCCCCTGGCACCCTTTCCATCTATTCATGCGGGGTACTGATGCTTTCGGATTGGTACACGATGCTCTACAATCCAAGTCCAGATTACATCACCACCCTGCACTGCACCCAGGAAGCCGTATACCCACTGTACACCATCGTGTTTGTTTACTATgctttctgtttggttttcatGATGCTGCTCCGACCGTTTCTGATGAAGAAGATCCAGTGCAGCCTCTACATGCCAAACCCGTTCTTCGAAAGCATTTACACTGCCCTCTACTTCTTCCCGGTTTTGACTATGCTGCAAGCTGTTGCAGGGGGCCTCTTGTACTATGCCTTCCCATACATCATATTGGTGGCATCTTTGGCTAATCTGGCTGTGTACCTGGTTTTTGCCAAAATAGAGATCTTCAGTGATCTGATAAGAACGGACAGGCTTCTTGTACTGTTCAGCCACTGGTTTCTTCATGGCTATGGCTTAATTGCCCTCTCCAGAGAGGACCAACTTGAACAAAatctctcctttttaattttgGTACCTCTCCCGCTCCTGTTTTACTTATTCACTACCAAATTTACCAAACCATCACGGATAATCTCAGAAGGAGCCAAATGGTactga